From the Plectropomus leopardus isolate mb chromosome 18, YSFRI_Pleo_2.0, whole genome shotgun sequence genome, one window contains:
- the nup42 gene encoding nucleoporin NUP42, which translates to MVISYRYRKHCGVRAAFSPDSVQKWWCVAFFLQGRCRYGDKCWNEHPRGGSRGGGGGGGGGGGGGGGGGGYNNKNYSRSSAQQQPRGAGGGGGFGNRVWVNPSQQKGGYIQPSSFSSHGSEDWGRGGGGGADWGRAGGGGADWGRGGGGGRRDNVKSSEFSFSAQNRFSALDTPSTFDRGGRGGGQQAAAGEEDDDKKLEMIQMDMDIWESSGQWGFSCYSTFKKSLSGFTDLSPEELRLEYYSTRASGDLQSYVNGINQLLNQWRSRVQELKVMNPSTRAALLAELNSPQTSSSGFGSATATGFGSSTSSFQSKEFGAPAPVQANTFSFAAPSGGFGSSAAPSASTGFGSTLAAPTQPPSGFGSSSAASSALSASFSFAGPTSNKPAATSGFGSASGFSFASKPNTGGGFGSSFGAEAPAAAGSSSIFGQASGGFGTAAAPPAAGVGSAGGESDSLFSHESKLTPEELNQFKAKRFTLGQIPLKPPPADMLVV; encoded by the exons atgGTCATTAGTTATCGATACA GAAAACATTGCGGAGTGCGAGCTGCATTCAGCCCAGACTCCGTGCAGAAATGGTGGTGtgtagctttttttcttcagggaCGTTGTCGATACGGCGACAAATGTTGGAATGAACACCcgagaggaggaagcagaggaggaggtggaggaggaggaggtggaggaggtggaggaggaggtggaggaggataCAACAACAAGAACTACAGCCGCTCCTCCGCTCAGCAGCAGCCccgaggagcaggaggaggtggcg GGTTTGGCAACAGAGTTTGGGTGAATCCTTCCCAGCAAAAAGGAGGCTATATCCAGCCCTCATCTTTCTCCTCTCATGGAAGTGAAGACTGGGGtcgaggaggaggtggaggagctgaCTGGGGTcgagcaggaggtggaggagctgactggggtagaggaggaggaggagggagaagagatAATGTGAAGAGCTCCGAATTCAGCTTCTCTGCTCAAAACAGATTTTCAGCGCTTGATACTCCCAGCACCTttgacagaggaggaagaggaggaggacagcaggCGGCAGCTGGAGAGGAAGATGACGACAAAAAACT GGAGATGATTCAGATGGACATGGATATTTGGGAGAGTTCAGGGCAGTGGGGCTTCTCGTGTTATTCCACCTTCAAGAAATCTTTATCTG GTTTCACGGATCTCTCTCCAGAAGAGCTCAGACTGGAGTATTACTCTACAAGAGCTTCAGGAGACCTGCAGAGCTAT GTTAATGGTATCAATCAGTTGCTCAACCAGTGGAGAAGCAGAGTTCAGGAACTGAAGGTCATGAATCCATCCACCCGCGCAGCTctg CTCGCTGAGTTAAACAGCCCTCAGACATCTTCAAGTGGCTTTGGTTCAGCGACAGCGACTGGATTTGGATCATCTACATCCAGCTTTCAAAGCAAAG AGTTTGGGGCTCCAGCACCAGTTCAGGCCAACACTTTCAGCTTTGCTGCTCCAAGTGGTGGATTTGGTTCCTCCGCAGCACCATCAGCTTCCACAGGTTTTGGCAGCACCTTAGCGGCTCCTACACAACCTCCCTCTGGGTTTGgttcctcctctgcagcctcaTCTGCACTTTCGGCTTCTTTCTCCTTCGCTGGTCCGACCTCTAACAAGCCGGCAGCCACTTCAGGATTTGGCTCTGCCTCTGGCTTCAGTTTCGCATCGAAACCAAACACCGGAGGAGGATTCGGGAGCAGTTTTGGGGCTGaagcacctgctgcagcaggaaGCAGCAGTATTTTTGGACAGGCGAGTGGAGGGTTTGGGACGGCGGCTGCTCCGCCTGCAGCAGGAGTCGGGTCTGCTGGTGGAGAATCGGACAGTTTGTTTTCACACGAGAGCAAACTGACTCCAGAGGAACTGAATCAGTTCAAAGCTAAAAGGTTCACTCTAGGTCAGATTCCTTTA
- the LOC121957793 gene encoding gasdermin-E-like, translated as MFSKATANFIRQIDPEGSLIHVSRVNDSKKLVPMAVVVKRNRKWFWQKPKYQPTVFTLSDLLQGDEVLIPGVSEAEFLDYEGTFRDKVSGTLDTEAGSARLTVEGEGSFKLQSCFGKLKKEELDVRTLLRDSRSRLVDMQHQLVQQLEKQADVLAVVKERILTTSSCSITQMKREQCMFQGVLGLVAMLGSPVKMCVKDKNKIEADSDVSLEIPSGTVIAYSILELEIKKNGHFNICLQPDTIGGIEQDSPLSWSSHVSINEVDGKLNGGKAPDTIPLSALLNGSQEMDLSPLAELPDSTRCALFKRLQEVLSDKAALSYMEFLLEELCSGKTLDMAKHEDLSESQRESLSAVLDQLAENSQGGVPPHLNAAHLLVSAMEELPDETLCLLSESRPDFLKAFDTLMCTLQKSSEPFSIQQLPIALQDNQAFQLAEQLLSSTYVTLKRDGDMLWKETGNEAGVLPLVLSLSIEGLSLLCKGLKL; from the exons ATGTTTTCCAAAGCCACTGCCAACTTCATCCGTCAGATTGACCCAGAGGGGAGCCTCATCCACGTGTCCCGAGTCAATGACTCAAAAAAACTGGTTCCCATGGCAGTGGTTGTCAAACGCAACCGCAAGTGGTTCTGGCAGAAGCCCAAGTACCAACCAACAGTTTTCACCCTCAGCGACTTGTTGCAAGGCGACGAGGTGCTCATTCCTG GAGTGTCCGAGGCAGAATTCCTTGACTATGAGGGGACATTTAGAGACAAAGTCTCTGGGACGCTGGACACCGAGGCTGGCTCTGCCAGACTCACAGTGGAGGGGGAGGGCTCCTTCAAGCTCCAGTCATGTTTTGGCAAGCTGAAGAAAGAGGAACTGGATGTGAGGACGCTGTTACGGGACTCCAGAAGCAG GTTGGTGGACATGCAGCACCAGCTGGTGCAGCAGCTGGAGAAGCAAGCTGATGTGCTGGCAGTGGTGAAGGAGAGGATCCTCACCACAAGCTCCTGCTCCATCACCCAGATGAAAAGGGAGCAGTGCATGTTTCAGGGGGTGCTCGGGCTAGTGGCCATGTTGGGGAGCCCTGTCAAG atgtgtgtgaaagacaaaaacaagattgAGGCAGACAGTGATGTTTCCTTGGAGATCCCTTCTGGTACAGTCATTGCGTACAGCATCCTGGAactggagattaaaaaaaatggacacttTA atATATGTCTACAGCCTGACACAATAGGAGGCATTGAGCAAGACTCGCCCTTGTCCTGGTCATCCCACGTCTCCATAAATGAGGTTGACGGCAAGCTCAATGGGGGGAAGGCTCCAGATACAATACCTCTGAGTGCACTGCTTAATG GATCACAGGAGATGGACCTTTCTCCTCTGGCAGAGCTGCCCGACTCAACTCGGTGTGCCTTGTTCAAGAGACTTCAGGAGGTTCTGAGCGACAAAGCTGCTCTTTCATATATGGAGTTTTTG CTGGAGGAGTTGTGCAGTGGTAAAACACTCGATATGGCCAAGCACGAGGACCTgtcagagagtcagagagaatCGTTGTCAGCCGTACTGGACCAGCTGGCTGAGAACAGCCAGGGTGGTGTCCCTCCCCACCTAAACGCAGCTCACCTGTTGGTCAGTGCCATGGAAG aATTGCCTGATGAAACTCTGTGCCTCTTGAGTGAGAGCCGTCCTGATTTTCTGAAGGCCTTCGACACGCTG ATGTGCACGCTACAGAAGAGCAGCGAGCCTTTCTCAATCCAGCAGCTTCCCATCGCGCTGCAGGACAACCAGGCCTTCCAACTGGCAGAACAGCTGCTCAGCTCCACTTATGTGACGCTGAAAAGAGACGGCGACATGCTGTGGAAGGAGACAGGAAATGAAGCAGGGGTTCTCCCACTGGTCCTCTCTCTCAGCATAGAGGGATTGTCCCTGCTgtgcaaagggttaaaactgtaA
- the LOC121957535 gene encoding oxysterol-binding protein-related protein 3-like produces the protein MTSPSPTHSDSSGSSKHESNQDSWEIVEGLRGVPASMQEPDRQEGFLLKRRKWPMKGWHKRYFVLEKGILKYAKRGADLKKGKLHGCIDVGLSVMSIKKKAMCIDLDTEDNIYHLKVKSPELFEEWVSKLRHHRVFRQNEIAMYPHERHLFNPHASSSPSLNDSLRKRGTLPKQSSVHQAKVSSWLHSSEDMDKCCKDLEECESYLLELNLLLKSMEVLHRTYSAPAISALQASNYDIPKKEKRPRRWRSKNNGKEAKATLQVPSCISSQSPRLHASNPNLSTTESNTQEVCPESPDSPTDASRLQEDFCMLANNIHVTLKSAFSSLVAERDRLRHTIDMQAPQPVQVMGLKTAYASESPGGSHTLVHQVSNESRASIPESISEFFDAQEYLLSSSSSENEVSDDDSYISDVSDSVSMDTYSNEGGSERHNSVSSVLTLARRRSTLPSPSPTSSVSLWNILRNNIGKDLSKVAMPVQLNEPINTLQRLCEELEYSELLDTANQTQDPYQRMVYVATFAISAYASTYHRAGSKPFNPVLGETYECDRPDKSFRFIAEQVSHHPPVSACHCDSKNFTFWQDVRWKNKFWGKSMEIVPMGTTHVTLPAFEDHYEWNKVTSCIHNILSGQRWIEHYGEMSIKNINSNACQCKVTFVKARSWSSIVNEIEGVVTDSNGKVVHSIFGKWHESIFQGDPPSATCIWRANPMPVDQDQYYGFTQLAVELNELDSTLRPLLPPTDTRFRPDQRLLEEGNIEGAEEQKQRIEQLQRERRKVLQDNNMTHQPRFFKKSNNDTWVSNNTYWELRRDPGFSKMDFPVLW, from the exons ATGACGTCGCCGTCGCCCACTCACAGTGACAGCAGCGGCTCCTCTAAGCACGAAAGTAACCag GACAGCTGGGAGATTGTGGAGGGGCTCAGGGGGGTTCCTGCCAGCATGCAGGAGCCTGACAGACAGGAGGGCTTCCTGCTCAAGAGGAGGAAGTGGCCCATGAAGGGGTGGCATAAG AGATACTTTGTATTGGAAAAGGGCATCCTGAAGTATGCAAAGCGTGGAGCAGAT CTGAAGAAGGGAAAGCTTCATGGCTGCATTGATGTTGGCCTCTCTGTCATGTCAATCAAGAAGAAAGCCATGTGCATCGACCTGGACACAGAGGACAACATCTATCACTTAAAG GTGAAGTCTCCAGAGCTGTTTGAGGAGTGGGTGTCAAAGCTTCGTCATCACCGCGTGTTTCGGCAGAATGAGATTGCCATGTATCCCCACGAGAGGCACCTCTTCAACCCCCACGCCTCGTCCTCCCCCTCCCTCAATGACTCCCTTAGAAAA AGGGGTACTCTTCCTAAGCAGTCATCAGTCCACCAGGCCAAGGTCAGCTCTTGGCTCCATTCTTCAGAGGACATGGACAAGTGCtgcaaag ACTTGGAGGAATGTGAATCGTACCTGCTTGAACTCAACCTGCTGCTGAAGAGCATGGAGGTCCTCCACCGCACATACTCAGCCCCAGCCATCAGTGCACTACAA GCGTCTAATTATGACATCcccaaaaaagagaagaggCCAAGAAGATGGCGATCCAAAAACAATGGCAAAGAAGCGAAAGCCACACTTCAG GTCCCAAGTTGCATCTCCTCCCAATCCCCTCGTCTCCACGCCTCCAACCCCAATCTGTCCACCACTGAGTCAAACACTCAGGAGGTCTGCCCTGAATCCCCAGACTCGCCCACAGACGCGTCCCGTCTGCAGGAGGACTTCTGCATGCTGGCTAACAACA TCCACGTCACACTGAAGTCAGCCTTTAGTTCCCTAGtagcagaaagagacagactgagGCACACCATCGACATGCAGGCACCACAGCCAGTGCAGGTCATGGGCTTGAAGACTGCATATGCCTCA GAAAGTCCAGGGGGCTCCCACACATTGGTCCACCAGGTGTCCAATGAGAGCAGAGCATCTATCCCAGAGTCCATATCAGAGTTCTTTGATGCTCAGGAgtatctcctctcctcctcctcctctgagaaTGAG GTATCTGACGATGACTCGTACATCAGTGATGTCAGTGACAGCGTCTCCATGGATACCTACAGCAACGAGGGAGGCAGTGAGAGACACAACTCTG TTAGCAGCGTACTGACCCTGGCTCGTCGGCGCTCCACGCTGCCCTCTCCGAGCCCCACCAGTAGCGTGAGCCTGTGGAACATCCTGAGGAACAACATCGGTAAGGACCTGTCCAAGGTGGCCATGCCAGTACAACTTAATGAGCCAATCAACACCCTGCAGAGGCTGTGTGAGGAGCTGGAGTACAGCGAGCTGCTGGACACTGCCAACCAGACCCAAGACCCTTACCAGCGCATG GTGTATGTGGCTACATTTGCAATATCTGCGTATGCATCCACCTACCATCGAGCAGGAAGTAAACCCTTTAACCCTGTCCTTGGAGAGACGTACGAGTGTGACAGACCTGATAAAAGCTTCAGGTTTATAGCAGAACAG gtgAGTCATCACCCACCTGTGTCAGCATGTCACTGCGATTCAAAGAACTTCACCTTTTGGCAAg ATGTCCGatggaaaaataaattctgGGGCAAATCTATGGAAATTGTTCCCATGGGAACCACTCATGTCACACTACCTGC GTTTGAGGACCACTACGAATGGAACAAAGTGACTTCATGCATCCATAACATCCTGAGCGGCCAGCGATGGATCGAACACTATGGAGAGATGTccatcaaaaacatcaacagcaatGCCTGCCAGTGCAAAGTCACATTTGTAAAG GCAAGGTCATGGAGCTCCATAGTGAACGAGATAGAGGGTGTGGTGACAGACTCAAATGGAAAAGTTGTACACTCCATCTTTGGAAAATGGCACGAGTCCATTTTTCAAGGAGACCCACCTTCTGCCACGTGTATCTGGAGAGCAA aCCCCATGCCAGTGGACCAAGACCAGTACTATGGCTTCACCCAGTTGGCGGTGGAGTTAAATGAGCTGGACTCCACCCTGAGACCTCTGCTGCCCCCCACAGACACACGCTTCAGGCCGGACCAGAG GCTGTTGGAGGAGGGGAACATAGAAGGAGCCGAGGAGCAGAAACAGAGGATAGAGCAGCttcagagggagaggaggaaagtgCTGCAGGACAACAACATGACACACCAGCCACGCTTTTTCAA GAAGTCTAACAACGACACGTGGGTGAGCAACAACACATACTGGGAGCTGCGTAGAGACCCTGGTTTCAGCAAAATGGACTTTCCTGTGTTATGGTGA